In a genomic window of Vicia villosa cultivar HV-30 ecotype Madison, WI unplaced genomic scaffold, Vvil1.0 ctg.000926F_1_1, whole genome shotgun sequence:
- the LOC131632297 gene encoding uncharacterized protein LOC131632297 — MEVLTSLMRKAKEIGELWGFKVNVNEEVDMLQFADDTIIISEGDTANLWSMKAILRGFELMSGLGINFHKSNLYGINVGDCVDISFVLRRRCSKRFRQFKATFCGMGEISKERSIGCVGTPFVNLERKVINLWWERKTPYGGEMFYFFDNYELLLDKHFAGAVDCCVGNGEDIQLWYACWVDQQPITEAFPELFQADDNHLLSVAEAEFYEVEGWKWDLQRMLAADNTVPTFLMQDLFSLLQLRCPQAGSLDAFVWRQNSTGEFSVKACYDLFKANLSGPPKSGFG, encoded by the exons ATGGAAGTCCTCACGTCTCTAATGAGGAAGGCTAAAGAAATAGGGGAATTATGGGGGTTTAAGGTTAATGTTAATGAGGAAGTTGATatgctccaatttgcggatgacactattATTATTTCAGAGGGAGATACCGCAAATTTATGGAGTATGAAAGCCATTCTTAGGGGTTTTGAGTTAATGTCGGGGTTGGGGATAAATTTCCACAAGAGTAATCTTTATGGGATTAATGTTGGAGATTGCGTCGATATTTCTTTCGT GCTCCGTCGAAGGTGCTCAAAGAGATTCCGTCAATTTAAAGCAACTTTCTGTGGGATGGGGGAGATCTCAAAAGAACGATCCATTGGGTGTGTTGGGACACCGTTTGTAAATCTAGAGAGGAAG GTGATAAATCTGTGGTGGGAAAGAAAGACTCCATATGGTGGAGAGATGTTTTACTTTTTTGACAATTATGAACTCTTGCTTGACAAACATTTTGCGGGGGCGGTAGATTGTTGTGTGGGGAATGGAGAGGATATCCAGTTGTGGTATGCTTGTTGGGTGGATCAACAGCCCATCACGGAGGCTTTCCCCGAGCTATTTCAGGCGGATGACAACCACCTGCTGTCCGTTGCTGAAGCCGAGTTTTATGAGGTTGAGGGCTGGAAGTGGGACCTGCAGCGGATGCTGGCAGCTGACAACACTGTTCCCACTTTTCTGATGCAAGATTTGTTTTCGCTGCTGCAACTGCGGTGTCCGCAGGCGGGATCCTTGGATGCTTTTGTTTGGAGACAGAATTCGACAGGTGAGTTCTCTGTTAAGGCATGTTATGATCTTTTCAAGGCCAATCTTTCAGGGCCCCCTAAATCCGGCTTTGGTTAA